The nucleotide window TAATACTGTAAATGATGGCGATGCCGCAGTCGCTGAAGAAAAAGACCCAGAAGTACGGCTGGAAACGCTCTTAAATTGTTACGATCGCGACTTCAAGCCTGAGGTCTTGCAACGTGGCGATTTCTGGGTACTCAAGAACTACGTACGCGCCGATCATGGTCCGCTCAAGTGCTCCGAATCGATCACTTATACAACGCATGCGGACTATACATTTTTAGATAATCTCATACCGCTGCTGGAGCGGTGAGTCCatctgaaatattttgtatattttatcaagcactaatttcacttatttttatatagttgGAATGCGCCCGTCAGCATTGCGATGCACACACCGGGCACTGACTATCAACCGACCATTGACGCCATAAAGTACCTGCGTGAATGCCTGCCAGAAAGTCCGTTGGTGCGCACTTTTACCACGTTTCATCTTTACTTCAGCACGAAACATATACCCAAACAGGTGGCGAAGCAATCAGAAGTGCTGAAGACGCCCTATAATTGCACGTTGCCGCCACCCTATTTCAATGTCAGTTCCGGCCATTTATATAAGTcacaaaagaaattattatatcCGGTGAATGTGGGTCGTAATATTGCGCGCGATGCTGCCTTAACACATTTCATATTAGCCTCAGATATTGAATTGTATCCAAATCCCGGCTTGGTGAAGAAGTTTCTCGAAATGATTGCGCGCAACGACGCGTATCTGCAGCGCAAAGCGCCGAGGTATATACAACTAAATATGTTACCATTCTTTATTGCTATAATTTCCATTGCTTACAGAGTTTTTCCGCTCTCCATCTTCGAGGTGGAGGCGAATGCAACTGTGCCACGCGACAAAACGGAGTTGCAAGAATATTTGCGCACCGGCAAAGCGATACCCTTCCATAAGCGCGTCTGCGCCAGTTGTCATGGTGTGCCACAGTCCAAGGAGTGGATGGCCGCAAATGAAACCGATGAGCTGAGCGTTTTCCACATAGGCAAGCGTACAGGCTATTTCCGGCATTGGGAGCCCATCTATATTGGCACACATGCCGATCCGCACTACGACGAGCGACTGAGCTGGGAGGGCAAAAGTGATAAGATGACGCAGGTAAAACGAAGTGTagcaaattttgtaatttaaaaaattaaaaaaaaatttttaattgaaaatagtaaatgaaattgttaaattgaaaaa belongs to Bactrocera dorsalis isolate Fly_Bdor chromosome 1, ASM2337382v1, whole genome shotgun sequence and includes:
- the LOC105221840 gene encoding beta-1,4-glucuronyltransferase 1, whose protein sequence is MVRFEPLGQKMFTRRNWLLRCSILINILVILYICSHVMIGNGTGFNGSNTFFIQERGVDTANSAQLIGDKIQPPPPPPPASNDLSLSPLSPNDSGGAAAAAPATAAAAPTQNQVGSAVAGNIGGVAPIVESAVYTNNTVNDGDAAVAEEKDPEVRLETLLNCYDRDFKPEVLQRGDFWVLKNYVRADHGPLKCSESITYTTHADYTFLDNLIPLLERWNAPVSIAMHTPGTDYQPTIDAIKYLRECLPESPLVRTFTTFHLYFSTKHIPKQVAKQSEVLKTPYNCTLPPPYFNVSSGHLYKSQKKLLYPVNVGRNIARDAALTHFILASDIELYPNPGLVKKFLEMIARNDAYLQRKAPRVFPLSIFEVEANATVPRDKTELQEYLRTGKAIPFHKRVCASCHGVPQSKEWMAANETDELSVFHIGKRTGYFRHWEPIYIGTHADPHYDERLSWEGKSDKMTQGYALCVLDYEFHILDNAFLVHKPGIKVLQKDNRRAMLAGKTNQLIRKIIYPELKIMYGVRQGCVV